A section of the Paenibacillus aurantius genome encodes:
- a CDS encoding HPr family phosphocarrier protein, whose translation MSSKRPVVVKLKTGLHARPAALFVQEANKFSSEIFVEKDEKKVNAKSIMGIMSLAISTGTEVYISAEGTDADQAVNALTQLVSKEELENQ comes from the coding sequence ATGTCGTCCAAACGACCCGTTGTCGTTAAATTAAAAACAGGTCTGCACGCAAGACCGGCAGCATTGTTCGTTCAAGAAGCCAATAAATTTTCTTCGGAAATTTTTGTAGAGAAGGATGAGAAGAAAGTGAACGCCAAGAGCATCATGGGGATCATGAGCCTGGCGATCAGCACGGGGACCGAGGTATATATCAGTGCGGAAGGCACCGACGCAGATCAGGCTGTAAACGCTTTAACCCAGCTAGTCAGCAAGGAAGAGCTGGAGAACCAATAA
- the whiA gene encoding DNA-binding protein WhiA: MSFAAATKKELTMMESEACCEKAELAALIRMNGAVQLSNQRVILDISTENAAIARRIYSLTKKLFNVHTELLVRKKMRLKKNNVYIVRVPQQVQTILSDLRIVSEGFQFTPGIDKSLIKSNCCKRSYLRGAFLAGGSVNNPEGSSYHLEIASMYEEHCHALVQLANKFDLNARCIERKKGFVFYIKEGEKIIELLSLIGAHQALLRFEDVRIMKDMRNSVNRIVNCETANLNKTIGAAVRQIENIKLLQNEIGLENLPEKLREVAEVRLMHPDVNLNEIGDLLKGSVSKSGVNHRLRKIDEMAEKLRNSRVT, from the coding sequence ATGTCCTTTGCGGCAGCAACCAAAAAAGAATTAACGATGATGGAAAGCGAAGCGTGCTGCGAGAAGGCCGAGCTGGCCGCTTTGATCCGCATGAACGGGGCCGTTCAGCTTTCCAATCAGCGTGTGATTCTAGACATCTCCACAGAGAACGCCGCCATCGCCCGCCGGATCTATTCCTTGACGAAGAAGCTGTTCAACGTGCATACGGAGCTTCTCGTCCGCAAGAAAATGCGCCTCAAGAAGAATAATGTTTACATTGTGCGGGTGCCTCAACAGGTCCAGACCATCCTGTCGGATCTTCGAATCGTTTCGGAAGGGTTTCAGTTTACCCCGGGCATCGACAAGAGCCTGATCAAAAGCAACTGCTGCAAGCGGTCCTACCTGCGGGGAGCGTTTCTCGCCGGTGGATCGGTTAACAATCCGGAGGGTTCCTCCTATCACCTGGAGATCGCCTCCATGTACGAAGAGCACTGCCACGCCCTCGTGCAGCTGGCCAACAAGTTCGATCTGAACGCCCGCTGTATCGAAAGAAAGAAAGGCTTCGTCTTCTACATCAAGGAAGGCGAGAAAATCATCGAACTGCTCAGCTTGATCGGCGCTCACCAAGCGCTTCTGCGGTTTGAGGATGTCCGGATCATGAAAGACATGCGCAATTCCGTAAACCGGATCGTTAACTGCGAAACGGCCAACTTGAACAAAACGATCGGGGCGGCGGTCCGTCAGATCGAGAACATAAAGCTCCTGCAGAATGAAATCGGACTGGAGAACCTTCCGGAGAAGCTGAGGGAAGTGGCCGAGGTGCGTCTGATGCATCCCGACGTGAACCTGAATGAGATCGGCGATCTTCTGAAGGGATCCGTCAGCAAATCAGGAGTGAACCACCGGCTTAGAAAAATTGACGAAATGGCGGAAAAGCTTCGAAATTCCCGCGTTACGTGA
- a CDS encoding gluconeogenesis factor YvcK family protein, translated as MSRKATNRMSPPRIVVIGGGTGLSVMLRGLKEKPVAITAIVTVADDGGSSGILRDELQIPPPGDIRNVLAALADVEPMLFKLLQHRFSTGNGLAGHSLGNLILAAMSEITGDFVSGVKELSRVFAVRGRVLPAADRGILLKAEMEDGSIVVGESKIPKAGKRIKRVFIDPPDVLALDDAKRAIEEADAILIGPGSLYTSILPNLLVPDIAKAVLESQAVKIFICNVMTQPGETDNYSVGDHLKAIQEHVGHPLFDYVIVNNGEIPIGVQQRYAEEGAKAVHLDIEDVTRQGFRVIADRFVLFRTYLRHDAEKLSDHIHQLVESWMIEKR; from the coding sequence ATGAGCCGCAAGGCCACAAACCGCATGAGCCCGCCCCGGATCGTCGTTATCGGCGGCGGAACGGGTCTATCCGTAATGCTGCGGGGACTGAAAGAGAAGCCCGTTGCCATAACGGCCATCGTCACAGTGGCGGATGACGGGGGGAGCTCGGGGATTTTGCGCGACGAGCTGCAGATTCCTCCACCCGGAGACATCCGCAATGTGCTCGCGGCCTTGGCCGACGTGGAGCCGATGCTGTTCAAGCTCCTTCAGCACCGCTTCAGCACCGGCAACGGATTGGCTGGCCACAGCCTGGGCAACCTAATTCTCGCAGCCATGAGCGAAATTACCGGAGACTTCGTGTCCGGTGTCAAAGAGCTTAGCCGCGTCTTTGCCGTACGGGGCCGGGTGCTTCCGGCGGCCGACCGCGGAATTCTTCTGAAGGCGGAGATGGAGGACGGGAGCATCGTTGTTGGGGAATCAAAGATCCCGAAAGCGGGCAAGCGCATCAAGCGGGTATTCATCGACCCGCCGGATGTTCTCGCCTTGGATGATGCCAAGCGGGCCATCGAGGAAGCCGATGCCATCCTGATCGGACCGGGAAGCCTCTACACGAGCATTCTTCCCAACCTGCTCGTTCCCGATATTGCGAAGGCGGTACTGGAATCGCAGGCCGTCAAAATCTTCATCTGCAACGTGATGACCCAGCCGGGAGAAACGGATAACTACTCGGTCGGGGATCATCTTAAGGCGATCCAGGAGCATGTGGGCCACCCCCTCTTCGATTACGTGATCGTCAACAACGGAGAAATCCCCATCGGGGTTCAACAGCGGTACGCCGAGGAAGGGGCCAAAGCCGTTCATCTGGATATCGAGGACGTGACGCGCCAAGGCTTCCGGGTCATAGCCGACCGATTCGTCCTCTTCCGCACGTACCTTCGGCATGACGCCGAGAAATTAAGCGACCATATCCATCAGCTGGTGGAAAGCTGGATGATCGAGAAAAGGTGA
- the rapZ gene encoding RNase adapter RapZ: MEERQALAKLVIITGMSGAGKTIAVQSLEDLGFFCVDNLPPVLIPKFAELIEQSNGKIGKVALVIDLRGREFFRALSESLRFIQDNYTLSYEILYLDATDSVLVQRYKESRRRHPLAPTGAPLEGIQQERKLLEELKGLATQAIDTSNLKPAQLKEKITARFNNIEGDGLSVNVISFGFKYGMPIDADLIFDVRFLPNPHYVETLRPHTGQDSDVYDYVMKWPETQEFLTKLLDMLQFLMPQYKKEGKSQVVVGIGCTGGKHRSVAIAEYLGKALGTSETEQVRVSHRDAERDRR, translated from the coding sequence ATGGAAGAACGGCAGGCGCTGGCAAAGCTTGTCATTATCACGGGAATGTCGGGAGCCGGCAAAACCATCGCGGTCCAGAGTCTCGAGGACCTCGGCTTCTTCTGCGTCGATAATCTTCCGCCGGTTCTCATTCCGAAATTTGCGGAGCTGATCGAGCAGTCGAACGGCAAAATCGGCAAGGTGGCGCTTGTCATCGACTTGCGGGGCCGGGAATTCTTCCGGGCCCTGTCGGAGTCGCTTCGCTTCATTCAAGACAACTACACCCTTTCCTACGAAATACTGTATCTGGACGCCACAGATTCTGTTCTGGTCCAGCGTTACAAAGAAAGCCGCAGGCGGCATCCCCTTGCGCCAACAGGAGCGCCTCTAGAAGGCATTCAGCAGGAACGCAAGCTGCTGGAGGAGCTGAAGGGGCTCGCGACCCAGGCGATCGACACGAGCAATCTGAAGCCGGCCCAGCTGAAAGAAAAAATCACGGCCCGCTTTAACAACATTGAAGGGGACGGGTTGTCCGTCAACGTCATCTCCTTCGGATTCAAATACGGCATGCCGATCGACGCCGACCTCATCTTTGATGTGCGGTTTCTGCCGAATCCCCATTACGTGGAAACCTTGCGTCCCCACACCGGCCAGGACTCCGATGTTTACGACTATGTCATGAAATGGCCGGAAACCCAGGAGTTCCTGACGAAGCTTCTGGATATGCTTCAATTCCTTATGCCCCAATACAAAAAAGAAGGCAAAAGCCAGGTCGTCGTCGGAATCGGATGTACGGGCGGCAAGCACCGCTCCGTCGCCATTGCCGAATACCTGGGCAAAGCTTTGGGAACCAGCGAAACGGAGCAAGTGCGCGTCAGCCACCGGGATGCGGAACGCGACCGCCGATAA
- a CDS encoding ROK family glucokinase, producing the protein MSGKVYVGVDLGGTAIKVGLCDENGKLLHTHEGPTGAENGAEFVLDRIAQYVRLIVDQSEHSWEQVAGIGAGIAGFMDIPEGFVKLSPNLGWRNVAVKKTLEEKLGKTVTIDNDANVAALGEAWSGAGAGIPNVVCYTLGTGVGGGIIINSKIYQGSLGMAGELGHLQIVPDLEAIQCGCGQMGCLETVSSATGIVRMAHDAVARGDKTSLGLIQNITAKDVFDAAKAGDEVALRIVHRAAYYLGRSMASLSVILNPRRYIIGGGVSKAGEILFTPIREIFTRYTPEQAREGVDIVPATLGNDAGVVGAAGLNLPR; encoded by the coding sequence ATGTCAGGTAAAGTGTATGTCGGCGTTGATTTGGGGGGAACCGCTATCAAAGTGGGACTCTGCGATGAAAACGGGAAGCTTCTTCATACTCACGAGGGCCCGACGGGTGCGGAGAATGGAGCAGAATTTGTCTTGGACCGTATCGCGCAGTATGTCCGCTTGATCGTGGATCAATCCGAACACAGCTGGGAGCAGGTCGCGGGCATCGGAGCGGGCATCGCCGGCTTCATGGATATCCCGGAAGGCTTCGTCAAGCTGTCCCCGAATTTGGGCTGGCGCAATGTCGCCGTTAAGAAAACGCTGGAAGAGAAATTGGGCAAAACCGTTACCATAGATAACGACGCGAACGTGGCTGCCTTGGGTGAAGCTTGGAGCGGTGCGGGCGCGGGCATTCCCAATGTCGTCTGCTATACCCTCGGAACCGGTGTGGGCGGCGGCATTATCATTAACAGCAAAATCTATCAAGGCTCCCTGGGCATGGCGGGAGAGCTCGGACACCTGCAGATCGTTCCCGATCTGGAAGCGATTCAATGCGGCTGCGGCCAAATGGGCTGCCTGGAGACGGTTTCCTCAGCGACCGGGATTGTCCGCATGGCTCACGATGCCGTTGCCCGCGGAGACAAGACCTCCCTGGGGCTGATTCAGAACATTACGGCGAAGGATGTCTTCGATGCCGCGAAGGCAGGCGACGAAGTGGCCCTGCGTATCGTGCACCGTGCCGCTTACTACCTGGGACGCTCGATGGCTTCGTTGTCCGTGATCCTCAACCCGCGCCGTTATATCATCGGGGGCGGGGTTTCGAAGGCGGGCGAGATTCTCTTCACGCCGATCCGTGAAATTTTCACCCGTTATACCCCGGAGCAGGCACGGGAAGGCGTAGACATCGTCCCGGCCACCCTTGGTAACGATGCAGGCGTTGTGGGGGCGGCAGGACTTAATCTGCCTCGTTAA
- the trxB gene encoding thioredoxin-disulfide reductase yields MYKSIVIGTGPSGLTAAIYLARANFKPLVIEGPEPGGQLTTTTEVENFPGFPDGIMGPELMDNMRKQAERFGAEFRTGWVNSVDFSKRPFKLSVEGIGELEAESVIISTGASAKLLGVLNEKENIGRGVSTCATCDGFFFRGKKIIVVGGGDSAMEEANFLTRFASEVKLVHRRNELRASKIMQDRARENGKITWALNNTPLEVVAGDKGVTGLKVRNNETGAEEVLETDGIFVAIGHTPNTGFLNGQIHTDEQGYILVEPGTTKTNVPGVFACGDVQDKKYRQAITAAGSGCAAALDCEKFLDGEIIHDWSQSLNK; encoded by the coding sequence ATGTACAAATCGATTGTTATCGGAACAGGACCATCGGGGCTGACGGCCGCCATTTACCTGGCCCGCGCCAACTTCAAGCCGCTTGTCATCGAAGGCCCGGAGCCGGGCGGACAGCTGACCACCACAACCGAAGTCGAGAACTTCCCCGGATTCCCGGATGGAATTATGGGGCCGGAGCTTATGGACAACATGCGTAAGCAGGCCGAGCGCTTCGGAGCCGAGTTCCGCACCGGATGGGTCAACTCGGTTGACTTTTCGAAGCGTCCCTTCAAGCTGTCGGTAGAAGGCATCGGCGAGCTGGAGGCCGAGTCCGTCATTATCTCGACAGGCGCCTCCGCCAAGCTGCTGGGCGTCTTGAACGAGAAGGAGAACATCGGGCGCGGCGTCAGCACCTGTGCCACGTGTGACGGCTTCTTCTTCCGCGGCAAGAAGATCATCGTAGTGGGCGGCGGCGATTCCGCGATGGAGGAAGCCAATTTCCTGACCCGCTTCGCTTCGGAAGTCAAGCTGGTTCACCGCCGCAACGAGCTTCGCGCCTCGAAGATCATGCAGGACCGCGCGAGGGAGAACGGCAAGATCACGTGGGCTCTGAACAACACGCCGCTCGAAGTGGTAGCGGGCGACAAAGGGGTAACGGGACTTAAGGTCCGCAACAACGAGACCGGTGCCGAAGAAGTGCTCGAGACCGACGGCATCTTCGTCGCGATCGGTCATACGCCGAACACCGGCTTCCTGAATGGGCAGATCCACACCGATGAGCAGGGCTATATCCTGGTAGAGCCCGGCACGACGAAGACGAACGTTCCGGGCGTGTTCGCCTGCGGGGACGTTCAGGATAAGAAATACCGCCAGGCCATTACGGCAGCCGGCAGCGGATGCGCCGCGGCGCTCGACTGCGAGAAGTTTCTAGACGGCGAAATCATTCATGACTGGAGCCAGTCTTTGAACAAATAA
- a CDS encoding tetratricopeptide repeat protein encodes MERKKKAVADPKKHKVVSIKMDATFFFERAVRSLDRFHYDKALKYFRRAVEYEPDNPVNHCNLAGILSEMGSYGDSNEILQTILDEVDPTMTECYFYMANNYANMEDFESAEKAIIQYLEKDPAGQFLEESEEMIELLSYELDRPTPLTFIKSREGLFEHDKARKMLEEGRFVEAVRMLQRLIKKYPEFLAARNNLALAYYYLGQFDKAMDTIKQVIELEPGNLHALCNLAIFYHHFGAEEELGSLMEQLQKTYPFQTDNLFKLATTMGILGDHESAFRLFRRMIKTGEGGTDPCLYHYTAVAAYNTSRFLEARRYWQQTEKLDPKSDIPRFFLSQLDKAEAPPAPLSYHYHLPFEEQLKMLERTKDSLPDYVKRDPLVRSSFFWALRHGDPETKLQVLQAFGMIADPEVEEALRAFMLDPDEDEYLKKVAFFVLRSMGAREPMKFVSDGQISTLGSVPFSPHLPVWEPQWSEVLELALSNMQQRYDLVQLHDLETLWVEYLTRTQPKQPKITKTASWSAALEYLTAKMHRRAVSYGEMAKHYGVSAATVSKHAKLIDEACKLKEKMDAIFPKYASSLKPKDE; translated from the coding sequence ATGGAAAGGAAGAAGAAGGCTGTGGCCGATCCTAAAAAGCATAAAGTCGTATCAATCAAGATGGACGCCACCTTCTTTTTTGAAAGGGCCGTCCGGTCGCTGGACCGGTTCCATTACGACAAGGCCTTGAAGTACTTTCGCCGGGCCGTGGAGTACGAGCCGGATAACCCGGTCAACCACTGCAACCTGGCGGGGATCCTGTCCGAGATGGGCAGCTACGGGGATTCCAACGAAATTCTCCAGACGATTCTGGATGAAGTGGACCCGACGATGACCGAGTGCTACTTCTACATGGCGAACAACTACGCCAACATGGAGGACTTCGAATCGGCGGAGAAGGCCATTATCCAGTACCTGGAGAAGGACCCGGCCGGACAATTCCTGGAGGAATCCGAGGAAATGATCGAGCTGCTCAGCTACGAGCTGGACCGACCGACCCCGCTGACCTTCATCAAAAGCCGAGAGGGCTTGTTCGAACACGACAAGGCCCGCAAAATGCTGGAGGAGGGCCGCTTTGTGGAAGCGGTCCGGATGCTGCAGCGGTTGATCAAGAAATACCCCGAGTTTCTCGCGGCACGCAACAACCTGGCCCTGGCTTATTACTACCTGGGCCAGTTCGACAAAGCCATGGACACAATCAAGCAGGTTATCGAGCTGGAACCCGGCAATCTGCACGCACTCTGCAACCTGGCGATCTTCTACCACCATTTCGGAGCGGAGGAGGAGCTGGGCAGCCTGATGGAGCAGCTGCAGAAGACGTATCCGTTCCAGACGGACAATTTGTTCAAGCTGGCAACCACGATGGGCATTCTGGGCGATCATGAATCCGCCTTCCGCCTCTTCCGCCGGATGATCAAGACGGGAGAGGGCGGAACGGATCCTTGCCTGTATCACTATACGGCTGTTGCGGCCTACAACACATCCCGGTTCCTCGAAGCGAGGAGATACTGGCAGCAGACGGAGAAGCTGGATCCGAAATCGGATATCCCGCGTTTCTTCCTGAGCCAGCTGGACAAAGCGGAAGCGCCGCCTGCTCCGCTCAGCTACCATTACCATCTCCCATTCGAGGAGCAGCTTAAGATGCTGGAGAGAACGAAGGATTCCCTTCCGGATTACGTGAAGCGGGATCCGCTCGTACGTTCCTCCTTCTTCTGGGCTCTCCGCCACGGAGATCCGGAAACGAAGCTTCAGGTTCTCCAGGCCTTCGGGATGATCGCCGATCCGGAAGTGGAGGAGGCCCTCAGGGCTTTCATGCTGGATCCGGATGAAGATGAATATTTGAAGAAGGTGGCATTCTTCGTGCTGCGAAGCATGGGCGCCCGGGAACCCATGAAGTTCGTTTCGGACGGGCAGATTTCCACTCTGGGCTCCGTTCCTTTCTCTCCCCATCTTCCGGTGTGGGAGCCGCAGTGGAGTGAAGTGCTGGAACTCGCGCTTTCCAACATGCAGCAGCGGTACGATCTTGTGCAGCTTCATGATTTGGAGACGCTGTGGGTGGAATACTTAACAAGAACCCAGCCCAAGCAGCCCAAAATCACCAAAACGGCTTCCTGGTCGGCCGCCTTGGAATACCTGACCGCCAAAATGCACCGCCGAGCCGTTTCCTACGGGGAAATGGCCAAGCATTACGGCGTCTCGGCGGCTACCGTGAGCAAGCATGCCAAGCTGATTGACGAGGCCTGCAAGCTCAAGGAGAAGATGGATGCCATTTTTCCGAAATATGCTTCTTCCCTGAAACCGAAGGATGAATAA
- a CDS encoding ribose-phosphate diphosphokinase: MSSGSRLKIFAGSSNPRLAENISQVIGQPLGRVKLSRFKSGEHYCLYEETIRNCDVFLVQTFSHPINEHFVELLVMIDAAKRASARTINLVLPYYGYSRQERKAAPREPISAKLVADVLTTAGADRVITIDLHAAAIQGFFNIPVDHLTALDLISDYVRKKNIPNPIIVSPDAGRATTAERLANILDAPFAMMIKKRPEHNEAVITHIIGDVEGRTPIIIEDLIDTGTTIVNVVEGLKEKGAEDVYICATHPVFSGPALQRLDHPNIKEVVVTDSIAIPDNHGERFKVLSVAPLLANAIHIVVEGGSISSLFKYGGV; this comes from the coding sequence ATGAGCAGCGGCAGCAGGTTAAAAATATTTGCAGGATCATCCAATCCGAGACTGGCGGAGAACATCTCCCAGGTGATCGGGCAGCCATTGGGAAGGGTTAAGCTTTCGCGCTTCAAAAGCGGAGAGCATTACTGCCTGTACGAAGAAACGATCCGCAATTGCGACGTGTTCCTGGTTCAGACTTTCTCTCATCCCATCAACGAACACTTCGTCGAACTGCTGGTGATGATCGACGCAGCCAAAAGAGCTTCGGCTCGGACCATCAACCTGGTGCTTCCTTACTACGGTTATTCGCGCCAAGAAAGAAAAGCCGCTCCACGGGAGCCGATCTCGGCCAAGCTCGTAGCGGACGTTCTGACGACGGCAGGCGCGGACCGTGTCATCACGATTGATCTGCATGCCGCCGCTATCCAAGGCTTCTTCAATATTCCGGTCGACCATCTGACCGCGCTGGACCTGATCAGCGATTATGTCCGCAAGAAAAATATCCCGAATCCGATCATCGTGTCTCCGGATGCCGGGCGCGCCACGACGGCGGAGCGTCTTGCCAACATCCTGGATGCGCCGTTCGCCATGATGATCAAGAAGCGTCCCGAGCACAACGAAGCCGTTATTACCCACATCATCGGGGATGTCGAAGGGCGGACGCCGATCATTATCGAGGATCTGATCGATACGGGGACGACCATCGTCAATGTCGTCGAGGGCCTGAAGGAAAAGGGCGCCGAAGACGTGTATATATGCGCCACCCACCCCGTCTTCTCGGGACCGGCGCTGCAGCGGCTGGACCACCCGAACATCAAGGAAGTGGTGGTGACGGACTCCATCGCCATTCCGGACAATCATGGAGAGCGGTTCAAGGTGCTGTCCGTAGCGCCGCTGCTCGCCAATGCGATCCACATCGTGGTGGAGGGCGGCTCCATTTCCTCGCTGTTTAAATACGGCGGGGTATAA
- the hisF gene encoding imidazole glycerol phosphate synthase subunit HisF, with translation MLAKRIIPCLDVKDGRVVKGVNFVNLRDAGDPVELAAIYDREGADELVFLDISASHEGRATMVEVVRQTAGEITIPFTVGGGIAHVDDMKRLLRAGADKIGINTAAVKNPQLIADGARKFGSQCIVVAIDAKYNEAWGEWEVYTHGGRTATGIKALEWAKRAEELGAGELLLTSMDTDGTKDGFDLKLTRTVSESVGIPVIASGGAGSSGHFLDVFTEGKADAGLAATIFHYKELTIPGVKEDLKTKGVEIR, from the coding sequence ATGCTGGCCAAGCGCATCATTCCATGCCTGGACGTCAAGGACGGGCGTGTCGTTAAAGGAGTTAATTTCGTCAATTTGCGCGATGCGGGAGATCCGGTTGAGCTTGCGGCCATCTATGATAGAGAAGGAGCCGACGAGCTGGTGTTTCTCGATATCTCCGCTTCGCACGAAGGCCGGGCCACCATGGTCGAGGTCGTTCGGCAGACCGCAGGCGAAATCACGATTCCGTTCACGGTAGGGGGCGGCATCGCTCACGTGGACGACATGAAACGCCTGCTGCGGGCCGGGGCGGACAAGATCGGAATCAATACGGCGGCTGTAAAAAATCCGCAGCTGATTGCGGACGGCGCCCGCAAGTTCGGCTCCCAGTGCATTGTCGTCGCCATCGACGCGAAGTATAATGAAGCGTGGGGCGAATGGGAAGTGTACACCCATGGAGGACGCACCGCTACCGGCATCAAAGCTTTGGAATGGGCCAAGCGGGCCGAGGAGCTGGGAGCCGGAGAGCTGCTGCTGACGAGCATGGACACGGATGGAACGAAGGACGGCTTCGATCTTAAGCTGACCCGGACCGTTTCGGAGTCCGTCGGCATTCCCGTTATCGCCTCGGGAGGCGCCGGAAGCTCCGGTCATTTCCTGGACGTGTTTACCGAAGGGAAGGCGGACGCGGGCTTGGCGGCTACCATTTTTCACTACAAGGAACTTACGATACCTGGGGTCAAGGAAGACCTCAAGACCAAAGGGGTTGAAATCCGTTGA
- the hisH gene encoding imidazole glycerol phosphate synthase subunit HisH — translation MIAIVDYGMGNLHSVSKAIERLGFEAEVTSDPQAILGADGVILPGVGAFGDAMEQLQETGLGETVKQYAASGKPLLGICLGMQLLFTSSEEHGRHKGLDLLPGEVVRFQGDYKVPHMGWNRLAFKGQSPLLAGLEEGHVYFVHSYHAKPAVASDLLAVTDYYQPVTAIVGRGNVFGMQFHPEKSGEVGMQLLGNFLNLCETKVLK, via the coding sequence ATGATTGCGATCGTCGATTACGGAATGGGCAATCTGCACAGCGTGAGCAAGGCCATCGAGCGCCTCGGGTTCGAAGCCGAGGTGACCTCCGATCCCCAAGCGATCCTTGGGGCGGACGGTGTCATTCTTCCCGGGGTGGGAGCGTTTGGAGACGCCATGGAGCAGCTGCAGGAAACGGGGCTCGGCGAAACCGTCAAGCAATATGCCGCTTCCGGCAAGCCCCTTCTCGGCATCTGTCTCGGGATGCAGCTTCTCTTCACGAGCAGCGAGGAGCATGGCCGGCACAAGGGCCTGGACCTGCTGCCGGGTGAGGTGGTGCGGTTCCAGGGCGACTACAAAGTTCCACACATGGGATGGAACCGGCTTGCGTTTAAGGGCCAAAGCCCTCTGCTTGCGGGCTTGGAGGAAGGGCACGTCTATTTCGTCCATTCCTACCATGCGAAGCCGGCAGTGGCATCGGATCTTCTCGCGGTAACGGACTACTATCAGCCGGTTACGGCCATTGTGGGACGCGGGAATGTGTTCGGCATGCAGTTCCACCCGGAGAAAAGCGGGGAAGTCGGGATGCAGCTGCTCGGGAACTTTCTTAATCTTTGTGAAACGAAAGTGTTGAAATAA
- the hisB gene encoding imidazoleglycerol-phosphate dehydratase HisB, whose amino-acid sequence MAETNPLRSSSVARKTNETDIELAFAVDGTGQSEFETDVPFLNHMLDLFTKHGQFDLKVNAKGDIEIDDHHTVEDIGICLGQALRQALGDKKGIKRYANVFVPMDEALAQVVIDVSNRPHLEYRAQYPSAQVGSFTTELVHEFLWKFALEARITLHVIVHYGQNTHHMIEAVFKALGRALDEATNIDPRVTGVPSTKGVL is encoded by the coding sequence ATGGCTGAAACCAATCCCCTGCGCTCCTCGTCCGTGGCGCGGAAGACGAATGAGACGGACATTGAGCTGGCTTTTGCCGTGGATGGAACGGGACAATCCGAGTTCGAAACGGATGTTCCCTTCCTGAATCACATGCTCGACCTGTTCACCAAGCACGGACAGTTTGATCTCAAGGTGAACGCCAAGGGAGACATCGAAATCGACGACCATCACACGGTGGAAGATATCGGCATCTGCCTCGGCCAGGCCCTGCGGCAGGCTCTTGGCGACAAGAAGGGCATCAAACGCTATGCGAATGTATTCGTCCCGATGGACGAAGCCTTGGCACAGGTGGTCATCGATGTGAGCAACCGCCCGCATCTTGAATACCGCGCCCAGTATCCTTCGGCCCAGGTCGGCAGCTTCACGACTGAGCTGGTACACGAGTTCTTGTGGAAGTTCGCCCTCGAGGCCCGCATTACGCTCCATGTCATTGTTCATTACGGACAGAACACCCATCACATGATCGAAGCGGTGTTCAAGGCGCTGGGACGGGCTCTTGATGAAGCAACGAACATCGATCCCCGGGTGACGGGCGTGCCGTCTACCAAAGGGGTGCTGTAG